A section of the Phaseolus vulgaris cultivar G19833 chromosome 8, P. vulgaris v2.0, whole genome shotgun sequence genome encodes:
- the LOC137823659 gene encoding CASP-like protein 4D1, producing MADSSPSSSTVSRTALLLLRVLTFVFLLIALILIAVANQTNDQTGDKINFSDFYTYRYMISTIIIGFVYNLLQMAFSIFTVVSGNRVLSGDGGYLFDFFGDKMISYLLISGSAAGFGLTVELRRGEPSNSFTDKAHASASLLLIGFLFTAIASTFTSFALPKKPNN from the exons ATGGCGGATTCTTCACCCTCAAGTTCCACAGTTTCAAGAACTGCCCTTCTCCTTCTGAGGGTCTTGACCTTTGTCTTCCTTCTCATTGCACTCATTCTCATTGCTGTAGCCAACCAAACTAATGATCAAACTGGGGACAAAATCAACTTCAGTGATTTCTATACCTACAG ATATATGATCTCGACTATAATCATTGGATTTGTGTATAATCTGCTGCAAATGGCGTTCTCAATCTTCACCGTGGTATCAGGAAATCGTGTGTTAAGTGGTGATGGTGGTTATCTCTTTGATTTCTTTGGTGACAAG ATGATATCGTACTTGCTGATTTCTGGTTCAGCTGCTGGATTTGGTTTGACAGTAGAATTGCGAAGAGGTGAACCCTCCAACTCATTCACTGACAAGGCACACGCTTCAGCAAGCCTTCTTCTTATTGGATTTTTGTTCACTGCCATAGCTTCAACTTTCACTTCCTTTGCTTTGCCAAAGAAACCTAATAATTAG
- the LOC137823660 gene encoding uncharacterized CRM domain-containing protein At3g25440, chloroplastic isoform X3, whose product MNACFYRKIHSIRALTCEDLMAFFSKLIFELGHGPVATSKLQRDNLFWLCCLVEHAPTIVSSPTTSSYYRSFKPHKCIHHRNYRTPRHLSGVPSLSSLSGFLLMQRSNIFGRQDILGSWLPARYISNESVELKTYNDVVRFSLDKSDDINSAEKIQKNKKVKMSKKAKVNELRFYRLKAKKKMNSSNPEVRIRYKLEKAKRKETWLIEKLRKYDIPNPPPETFDPEILTEEERHYLKRTVKVICKPCKPGQVHEYAEELARLSKGIVIDIKPNNIIIFYRGKNYAQPEVMSPPNTLSKAKALEKYRFGQSLEHTSQFIERLEKELEEYHQHLAKFRKGKEDTTTRWIGEA is encoded by the exons ATGAATGCTTGTTTTTACAGGAAAATACATTCTATAAGAGCTCTCACTTGTGAAGATTTGATGGCATTCTTCTCTAAACTGATCTTTGAGCTTGGGCATGGACCAGTGGCAACAAGCAAGCTTCAAAG AGATAACTTATTCTGGTTATGCTGTCTAGTTGAACATGCTCCGACCATTGTGTCATCCCCTACCACGTCTTCATATTACAGGTCCTTTAAACCTCACAAGTGCATACATCACAGAAATTACAGAACACCAAGGCATCTTTCAGGTGTTCCCTCCTTGTCTTCTCTGTCAGGTTTTCTTTTAATGCAGCGATCAAATATCTTTGGAAGGCAAGATATTCTGGGAAGCTGGCTCCCTGCCAGATACATAAGTAATGAATCAGTTGAGTTGAAAACTTACAATGATGTTGTGCGGTTCTCTCTGGACAAGTCCGATGATATTAATTCTGCAGAAAAGATCCAGAAGAACAAAAAAGTTAAAATGTCTAAAAAAGCTAAAGTGAATGAGCTCAGGTTCTATCGTTTGAAGGCTAAGAAAAAGATGAATTCCTCAAATCCAGAAGTTAGGATTAGATATAAGCTTGAAAAG GCCAAGCGAAAGGAAACTTGGTTGATTGAGAAGCTGAGAAAATATGATATACCAAATCCCCCTCCAGAAACATTTGATCCTGAAATTTTGACTGAGGAGGAAAGGCATTACCTGAAGCGCACAG TAAAGGTTATCTGCAAGCCTTGCAAACCAGGGCAAGTGCATGAATATGCCGAAGAGCTTGCTCGACTGAGCAAAGGCATTGTGATTGACATCAAGCCAAATAATATTATCATCTTTTACCGTGGAAAGAACTATGCACAACCGGAAGTAATGTCTCCTCCAAATACATTATCAAAAGCAAAG GCCTTGGAGAAATATAGGTTTGGGCAATCCCTTGAGCATACTAGCCAGTTTATTGAAAGGTTGGAGAAAGAGCTTgaagaatatcatcaacatcTTGCAAAGTTTAGAAAAGGGAAAGAGGATACCACCACTAGAT GGATTGGAGAAGCATGA
- the LOC137823660 gene encoding uncharacterized CRM domain-containing protein At3g25440, chloroplastic isoform X1 has product MNACFYRKIHSIRALTCEDLMAFFSKLIFELGHGPVATSKLQRDNLFWLCCLVEHAPTIVSSPTTSSYYRSFKPHKCIHHRNYRTPRHLSGVPSLSSLSGFLLMQRSNIFGRQDILGSWLPARYISNESVELKTYNDVVRFSLDKSDDINSAEKIQKNKKVKMSKKAKVNELRFYRLKAKKKMNSSNPEVRIRYKLEKAKRKETWLIEKLRKYDIPNPPPETFDPEILTEEERHYLKRTGEKKKHYVPVGRRGVFGGVVLNMHLHWKNHETVKVICKPCKPGQVHEYAEELARLSKGIVIDIKPNNIIIFYRGKNYAQPEVMSPPNTLSKAKALEKYRFGQSLEHTSQFIERLEKELEEYHQHLAKFRKGKEDTTTRWIGEA; this is encoded by the exons ATGAATGCTTGTTTTTACAGGAAAATACATTCTATAAGAGCTCTCACTTGTGAAGATTTGATGGCATTCTTCTCTAAACTGATCTTTGAGCTTGGGCATGGACCAGTGGCAACAAGCAAGCTTCAAAG AGATAACTTATTCTGGTTATGCTGTCTAGTTGAACATGCTCCGACCATTGTGTCATCCCCTACCACGTCTTCATATTACAGGTCCTTTAAACCTCACAAGTGCATACATCACAGAAATTACAGAACACCAAGGCATCTTTCAGGTGTTCCCTCCTTGTCTTCTCTGTCAGGTTTTCTTTTAATGCAGCGATCAAATATCTTTGGAAGGCAAGATATTCTGGGAAGCTGGCTCCCTGCCAGATACATAAGTAATGAATCAGTTGAGTTGAAAACTTACAATGATGTTGTGCGGTTCTCTCTGGACAAGTCCGATGATATTAATTCTGCAGAAAAGATCCAGAAGAACAAAAAAGTTAAAATGTCTAAAAAAGCTAAAGTGAATGAGCTCAGGTTCTATCGTTTGAAGGCTAAGAAAAAGATGAATTCCTCAAATCCAGAAGTTAGGATTAGATATAAGCTTGAAAAG GCCAAGCGAAAGGAAACTTGGTTGATTGAGAAGCTGAGAAAATATGATATACCAAATCCCCCTCCAGAAACATTTGATCCTGAAATTTTGACTGAGGAGGAAAGGCATTACCTGAAGCGCACAGGTGAGAAAAAGAAACATTATGTTCCAGTCGGGAGACGGGGAGTATTTGGTGGGGTAGTTCTTAATATGCATCTTCACTGGAAAAATCATGAAACAGTAAAGGTTATCTGCAAGCCTTGCAAACCAGGGCAAGTGCATGAATATGCCGAAGAGCTTGCTCGACTGAGCAAAGGCATTGTGATTGACATCAAGCCAAATAATATTATCATCTTTTACCGTGGAAAGAACTATGCACAACCGGAAGTAATGTCTCCTCCAAATACATTATCAAAAGCAAAG GCCTTGGAGAAATATAGGTTTGGGCAATCCCTTGAGCATACTAGCCAGTTTATTGAAAGGTTGGAGAAAGAGCTTgaagaatatcatcaacatcTTGCAAAGTTTAGAAAAGGGAAAGAGGATACCACCACTAGAT GGATTGGAGAAGCATGA
- the LOC137823660 gene encoding uncharacterized CRM domain-containing protein At3g25440, chloroplastic isoform X2: protein MNACFYRKIHSIRALTCEDLMAFFSKLIFELGHGPVATSKLQRDNLFWLCCLVEHAPTIVSSPTTSSYYRSFKPHKCIHHRNYRTPRHLSGVPSLSSLSGFLLMQRSNIFGRQDILGSWLPARYISNESVELKTYNDVVRFSLDKSDDINSAEKIQKNKKVKMSKKAKVNELRFYRLKAKKKMNSSNPEVRIRYKLEKAKRKETWLIEKLRKYDIPNPPPETFDPEILTEEERHYLKRTVKVICKPCKPGQVHEYAEELARLSKGIVIDIKPNNIIIFYRGKNYAQPEVMSPPNTLSKAKALEKYRFGQSLEHTSQFIERLEKELEEYHQHLAKFRKGKEDTTTRC from the exons ATGAATGCTTGTTTTTACAGGAAAATACATTCTATAAGAGCTCTCACTTGTGAAGATTTGATGGCATTCTTCTCTAAACTGATCTTTGAGCTTGGGCATGGACCAGTGGCAACAAGCAAGCTTCAAAG AGATAACTTATTCTGGTTATGCTGTCTAGTTGAACATGCTCCGACCATTGTGTCATCCCCTACCACGTCTTCATATTACAGGTCCTTTAAACCTCACAAGTGCATACATCACAGAAATTACAGAACACCAAGGCATCTTTCAGGTGTTCCCTCCTTGTCTTCTCTGTCAGGTTTTCTTTTAATGCAGCGATCAAATATCTTTGGAAGGCAAGATATTCTGGGAAGCTGGCTCCCTGCCAGATACATAAGTAATGAATCAGTTGAGTTGAAAACTTACAATGATGTTGTGCGGTTCTCTCTGGACAAGTCCGATGATATTAATTCTGCAGAAAAGATCCAGAAGAACAAAAAAGTTAAAATGTCTAAAAAAGCTAAAGTGAATGAGCTCAGGTTCTATCGTTTGAAGGCTAAGAAAAAGATGAATTCCTCAAATCCAGAAGTTAGGATTAGATATAAGCTTGAAAAG GCCAAGCGAAAGGAAACTTGGTTGATTGAGAAGCTGAGAAAATATGATATACCAAATCCCCCTCCAGAAACATTTGATCCTGAAATTTTGACTGAGGAGGAAAGGCATTACCTGAAGCGCACAG TAAAGGTTATCTGCAAGCCTTGCAAACCAGGGCAAGTGCATGAATATGCCGAAGAGCTTGCTCGACTGAGCAAAGGCATTGTGATTGACATCAAGCCAAATAATATTATCATCTTTTACCGTGGAAAGAACTATGCACAACCGGAAGTAATGTCTCCTCCAAATACATTATCAAAAGCAAAG GCCTTGGAGAAATATAGGTTTGGGCAATCCCTTGAGCATACTAGCCAGTTTATTGAAAGGTTGGAGAAAGAGCTTgaagaatatcatcaacatcTTGCAAAGTTTAGAAAAGGGAAAGAGGATACCACCACTAGATGTTAG